The window cctttttccctctccaaCTACGTAACTatcacttcacctcttcctcttccttgtttcttaatTACCTCCTTCAGCCTTCATCTaccctgtcctaccacacgtagattactattaGAAGTACGTAGTagcaaacagacaccctcgccatagaccgccaggtcttctggtgcctgttcttcctaAGTATTCATctttctgctgctgctcctcctccttttccaactaTTTAGCTATCActcacctcttcctcattctggTTCCTCATTTagctcctctcttttctccttcatatctGCTGCTCTTCAAACTACATAACTATCACTTaactacttctttctcctccttttcttcgtccaagtttcttcattaacttctcttcctcctgttcctccttcattaCAACTTACCACTGCTCGCCATTATCGCACTACGCAACCATCACAACCATTGGTACACCgaagttatttcaataacagagtcgtcgatcactggaatagactcccaccgtcagtagttaacgcacagagtatcaatagctttaagtcttctttggataagtacttcagggatataagattatactgaccctttttcgcatgttttcagacagattgcagcaagacctcaacctatatccatattattctcccccacaacctagattgcaagtagcgtaagttaacaatagagtatagcaacagttaatgtccgcatgacaggtggagtgaggtgtgggaacagtaaggtgacagggtactggtgcgtgcatagtaccgccggttaaatgaggatcaagcctccacctgtgcccctgaaactacacctcacccatcgtgggtattaggggggtttctggggctgccctgtgtaggccactcgacctcttccagtctccctgtatttctgttttcttatgttcttatgtaatgaagtcattttcccccacagcttaggttaccagtagtgtaagttaagggtagtaatttcctcttatttctctctttactgtaaaatttccatgtccctttcttccttaaaggtacatggtgttctcttctaactatttcctgccggcacgttgccggagggagaggtgggtgggggggagccttcatcttttctgtcctgtcctaccacacgtagattactagtagtagcggtagtaaacagacaccctcgccatagaccgataggtcatCTGGTGTCTgtccttcctatgtattcctcctcctgttcagcgCCAACCCTCGGAGCCGCAGAGAAGGCCCAAAAGTGgtcagtaagggaggagagagaccgGCACTGTGCTTCTATGGCTGTGGACGAGCCCTGCAGAGGTGGAAATGGCCAAGGGGAGTGTGTCAGGGCAGGGCTCGCGGGGTGTAGGCAGCAGGCCGGCTATAGCTGCGCCTGCTACTGGACAAGaggagtgacttttttttttttttttttttttacgtcgtttgcctgttgcgccggtaggcatcttcctggtggggcctgatggtcggtccaaggcttcttccaggtggggcctgatggtcggcccagcccgttctggcgcaggcgagtgtttatagtggcaccatcttgcattggctcatgctgccccccggaactcgttcttgattcgcttggacggcttcctctagagtccgggttgatgggtggtcttcaggacagcatgtgggtagttttaagccactcggcggtgactgaaaaatccgagtggtagcgtggggattcgaacccgcgtcgtccatcacgcggtgaatgtgggcccagtacgctaccagctcggccaccgcctacctaccgTGTAgcttgttgtgtgatatgtttcctcttcaggtaatgtagtgtgatatgttccatttccagataatgttgtgtgatatgtttcctctccaggtaatgttgtgtgatatgtttcctctccaggaaatgttgtgtgatatgtttcctttcaaggtaatattgtgtgatatgctccctctccaggtaatgttgtgtgatatgtttcctctccaggtaatgttgtgtgatatgtttcctttcaaggtaatattgtgtgatatgtttcctctccaggtaatgttgtgtgatatgtttcctttccaggtaatgttgtgtgatatacttcctctccaggtaatgttgtgtgatatgtttcctttcaaggtaatattgtgtgatatgtacTACCATTtacaagtaatgttgtgtgatatgttttccttcatagtaatattgtgtgatatgttccatttccaggtaatgttgtgtgatacgtttcctttccaggtaatgttgtgtgatatgttccctctccagggaatgttctgtgatatgttccctctccaggtaatgttgtgtgataggttccctctccaggtaatgttgtgtgatatgttccctctccaggtaatgttgtgtgatatgttccctctccaggtaatgttgtgtgatatgttccctctccacgtaatgttgtgtgatatgttccctctccaggtaatgttgtgtgatatgttccctctccaggtaatgttgtgtgatatgttccctcttcacgtaatgttgtgtgatatgttccctcttcaggtaatgttgtgtgatatgttccctcttcaggtaatgttgtgtgatatgttccctcttcaggtaatgttgtgtgatatgttccctctccaagtaatgttgtgtgaaatgttccctcttcaggtaatgttgtgtgatatgttccctcttcaggtaatgttgtgtgatatgttccctctccacgtaatgttgtgtgatatgttccctcttcaggtaatgttgtgtgatatgttccctctccaggtaatgttgtgtgatatgttccctcttcaggtaatgttgtgtgatatgttccctcttcaggtaatgttgtgtgatatgttcctctccacgtaatgttgtgtgatatgttccctcttcaggtaatgttgtgtgatatgttccctctccaggtaatgttgtgtgatatgttccctcttcaggtaatgttgtgtgatatgttccctctccaggtaatgttgtgtgatatgttccctcttcaggtaatgttgtgtgatatgttccctctccaagtaatgttgtgtgaaatgttccctctcaaggtaatggtgtgtgatatgttccctctccaagtaatgttgtgtgaaatgttccctctccaagtaatgttgtgtgatatgttccctctccaagtaatgttgtgtgaaatgttccctctccaagtaatgttgtgtgatatgttccctctccaagtaatgttgtgtgaaatgttccctctcaaggtaatgttgtgtgatatgttccctctccaagtaatgttgtgtgaaatgttccctctccaagtaatgttgtgtgatatgttccctctccaggtaatgttgtgtgatatgttccctctcaaagtaatgttgtgtgatatgttccctctccaggtaatgttgtgtgatatgttccctcttcaggtaatgttgtgtgatatgttccctctccaggtaatgttgtgtgatattttccctcttcaggtaatgttgtgtgatatgttccctctccaggtaatgttgtgtgatatgttccctctccaggtaatgttgtgtgatatgttccctctcaaagtaatgttgtgtgatatgttccctgtccaggtaatgttgtgtgatatgttccctctccaggtaatgttgtgtgatatgtttcctctccaggtaatgttgtgtgatatgtttcctctccaggtaatgttgtgtgataagtttcctctccaggtaatgttgtgtgatatgtttcctctccaggtaatgttgtgtgatatgtttcctctccaggtaatgttgtgtgatatgtttcctttccaggtaatgttgtgtgatatgtttcctctccaggtaatgttgtgtgatatgtttcctttccaggtaatgttgtgtgatacgtttcctctccaggtaatgttgtgtgatatgtttcctttccaggtaatgttgtgtgatatgtttactatccaggtaatgttgtatgaaatgttccctctccaggtaatgttgtgtgatatgtttcctttccaggtaatgttgtgtgatatgtttactatccaggtaatgttgtatgaaatgttccctctccaggtaatgttgtgtgatatgtttcctttccaggtaatgttgtatgaaatgttccctctccaggtaatggtGTGTGATAAATTTAttctccaggtaatattgtgtgatgagtttcctttccaagtaatgtagtgtgatatttttcctctccaggtaatgttgtgtgatatgtttcctttccaggtaatgttgtgtgatatgttacctttccaggtaatgttgtgtgatatgtttcctttccaggtaatgttgtgtgatatgtttcctttccaggcaatgtagtgtgatatggtccctctccaagtaatgttgtgtgaaatgtttattctccaggtaatgttgtgtgataagtttcttTTCCaagtaatgtagtgtgatatgtttcctttccaggtaatgtgtgatatgttccctctccaggtaatgttgtgtgataggtttactctccaggtaatgttgtgtgatatgattcctctccaggtaatgttgtgtgatatgtttcctctccaggtaatgttgtgtgatatgtttcctctccaggtaatgttgtgatatatgtttcctctccaggtaatgttgtgtgataagtttactctccaggtaatgttatgtgatatgtttcctctccaggtaatgttgtgtgatatgtgccatctccaggtaatgttgtgtgatatgttccctctccaggtaatgttgtgtgatacgtttcctctgtaggtaatgttgtgttatatgtttcctttccaggtaatgttgtgtgaaatgtttcctctccaggtaatgttgtttgatatgtttcctctccaggtaatgttgtgtgatatgtttcctttccaggtaatgttgtgtgatatgtttccaggtaatgttatgtgatatgtttccaggtaatgtcgtgtgatatgtttccacgtaatgtcatgtgatatgtttccagttaatgtcgtgtgatatgtttccaggtaatgtcgtgtgatatgtttccaggtaatgtcgtgtgatatgttttcaggtaatgtcgtgtgatatgtttccaggtaatgtcgtgtgatatgtttccaggtaatgtcgtgtgatatgtttccaggtaatgtcgtgtcatatgtttccaggtaatgttgtgtgatatgtttccaggtaatgttatgtgatatgtttccaggtagtgtcgtgtgaaatgtttccacgtaatgtcatgtgatatgtttccaggtaatgtcgtatgatatgtttccaggtaatgttgtgttatatgtttccagttaatgtcgtgtgatatgtttccaggtaatgtcgtgtgatatgtttccaggtaatgtcgtgtgatatgtttccaggtaatatcgtgtgatatgtttccaggtaatgtcgtgtgatatgtttccaggtaatgtcgtgtgatatgtttccaggtaatgtcgtgtgatatgtttccaggtaatgtcgtttgatatgtttccaggtaatgtcgtgtgatatgtttccagataatgttgtgtgatatgtttccaggtaatgtcgtgtgatatgtttccaggtaatgtcgtatgatatgtttccaggtaatgttgtgtgatatgtttccaggtaatgtcgtgtgatatgtttccaggtaatgtcgtatgatatgtttccaggtaatgtcgtgtgatatgtttccaggtaatgtcgtgtgatatgtttccaggtaatgtcgtgtgatatgtgtccaggtaatgtcgtgtgatatgtttccaggtaatgtagtatGATAtgcttccaggtaatgtagtgtgatatgtttccaggtaatgcatcgttatatgtttccaggtaatgtcgtgtgatatgtttccaggtaatgtcgtgtgatatgtttcaggtaatgttgtgtgatatgtttccaggtaatgttgtgtgatatgtttcaggtaatgtcgtgtgatatgttccaggTAATGTCTtgttatatgtttccaggtaatttcgtgtgatatgtttccaggtaatgtcgtgtgatatgtttcagagTAATGTTGTGTAACCGATAACCGCTGTTTCAGAGTAATGTCGTGTTGATTAGATGTTTCcagagtaatgttgtgtgatatgtttcaggtaatgtcgtgtgatatgtttccaggtaattagTTGTGTCCATAAAAGCTGTTTCAGGGTAATGCTCTACTTTGGGTGAATGTTTCATTAAAATAGGGTAATGACGCTTATTAGTGATATATTGTCAGCTGCAATGTCGTGTTTTAAATTTCAGTTCAAGGTCGTGTTTTTAAGGCTGGACTGTTTTAGGCTACTACTCAGAAGGCTGCACTGTATCAACTGTGTTGCCTACTGTAGAATGCTACGTAGCAACTCACAGGGGTACTTTGTAGGCCACTTACAGGGCACTCTGGCTACTCAGACGAAtggctgaggaaaaggaggaggagggggaggaggaggaggaaggtggccaGGATGAATGTGAGAGTGGCGGCACGCGTGTGACATGCGGCGGCCGGCCAGGCCAGTGTGGCTGTGTGCTGGTTGGCAGGTGGACACGGGCAGTGCGCACACCGCCGCGCCGCGCCTCGCCACACATGCAGCTGTTGGGGCAGGAGCTGCGGGGCCTCGTGGGCGGCGTGCTGGGCGTAGGCCGCGTGGTGGCGGCGGGGCTGGCGGGCCTGGCGGGGCTCGTAGTGGGGCCGCCCACACTGCTGCTCGTGGGCCTCGACTCGTCGGGCAAGACCACGGCGCTGCTGTGGCTCAATTACGGCCACTACGTGAACGCCGTGCCCGCCGTCGGCTTCAACTGCGAATGTTTGCGGCGCGGCAGCTGCTCCTGGGTGGCATGGGACGTGGGTGGCGCTGAGCGCGTGCGACCCCTTTGGTGCGCCTACACGCGCGGCGCCGAGGCGGTGCTGTTCGTGGTGGATGCCAGCAGCGGcgaggagcggctggaggaggcGCGCCACGAGTTGCACGTCTTGGTGCGCCGGCAAGCGGCACAGAGCGCCGCGCTGCGCCGCTCACGGCCGCCGCTGCTGGTGCTGGCCAGCAAACAGGATCTGCCGGGGGCCAGGATTCCCGCCGCCATGGCTGACGCCCTCGGCCTGCACGACCTGCCGCCCGCCCAGCCCTGGGGCCTTGCACCCGCCTGTGCCGTTACCGGCGAGGGTCTGCCCGAGGCCATGGACCTcctgcgccgcctcctcctcaagGCACGCCGGGCCTCGCTCTCACGGGGCTGACTTGCGGGTCACCCTATGCTTCCCGCCGCCCCCACCTCCTTCAGTTTATCCCTGCCCAGCCCCGCACCAAACCCCTGGACCCCCGAGGCGTGAGGCGATGGAGCCCGAGTACTCGTATGGGGACAGGCGGGGAACTACAGACAACTGAGTGCCACTGGTGGCTGACGTATGTgataatgtatgtgtgtgtgtgtgtgtgtgtgtgtgtgtgtgtgtgtgtgtgtgtgtgtgtgtgtgaagcgtgcATGCAGTGTTTGAAGGGGTGTATTTATAATATTTATTGTGCAATAGCCAGAAACgtcacacatacacaagcacgtagcccgtacccagagatccgtcacttGTGAGTCGCTCATCCGGGAAAAGTAATAGTTGGCAATCGTGAGACTATTGTGTGATcagaccattacacacacacacacacacacacacacacacacacacacacacacacacacacacacacacacacacacacacacacacaccgctccggtagctcaatcggttagagcgcagcgctgcaaggcttcacggtcaaacaggcggcggttcgagccccgctcaggccggattctttccgttgactaggagtggttactgtccccccttgagcaagggggatggggtgtgtggtgtgtgaggtcctggcagtacccagagatcgacgataaagagcatgcacttgctcatatcgggagggtacctgctggtgaaagcaagtccaactcgtgatcaggccttggtgaattacacacacacacacacacacacacacacacacacacacaggctctgGTCAGTGTTACATGTAGTACAACTGTATTATACGTACGCGCATCCCTTGAGACAAATGTATATGTAAATAGCCGTATTTATAAAGATGTAGgaaatatattttgttatactgtTGAAACTATGTGGAAGTATTATTATCTTTACCACTCTTCTATCGATCTACGTTGGACGCGCACAGAAACTAATTCTCCTTTCATCATTATAGGACAAAACCAGGcacggaaaaaaaacgagaaaaacaagaacaacagcaccaTAAAAAATACGAGTAGAAAGGAAGAACCAGATTAAGAACTAGAAAAAGATCAAGAACACGAATAACTAGAAGAACCAGCAGatcaagaacaggaggaagaacaagaaccagtaaaaataagaggaaaaaaaacacagacggaGAAAGTGAACGTAAACAACATTACAAAGAGCAGTATATTAAAACTAACCGCGTGACCTGCTATGCCTCCTGACcctccctgacctgacctgacctcttgtTTACCGTGACCGTGACCTCTGACCGCTCGTGACCCTTTATGACCCCCGCTGTCCCCACCAAAACAATCGAACAGAGAGGATTGAGAGAGCTTCAAAACATCTATTGACCCTCTTGGTAAAGTAACACGCAAacaggtgatgtggtggtggtggtggtagtagtagtagtagtagtagtagtagtagtagtagtagtagtagtagttgaagtagtagttgaAGTGATAATAGatgtagttgttgctgttgttgttgtaatagtagtagtagaagtggtagcagcagtagtagaagtagtagcagcagtatagtagtagtagtagtatacagcactagcagcagtagtagaagtagtagcagcagtatagtagtagtagtagtagtagtagtggtagtggtagtgaaatatcatgctttgggggaggaggagagggatatgctagcacttcccccaagactgggtgggatggggatcaccaaccctgagaagctggcagataagaagaaccaaaactccatcagccttaccaggtcactcatcaacaggatcatcgctcaggaggcagagggcgagatagaccaaacagaaataagagatattaaaagaaaaatctcagaagaaaggcaacaggcccaaaaagacgagctggaccgtcttacacaccacttgtccacagaaatgggtagaaaaatacacacagcacaggaggcaggcgcctctaactggctaacgtcattaccaatcagagcaaagggcttcagcctcaacaaacaagaatttgtcgacgccattgctctgagatatggctggccgattgagggactgcctgatctctgtgcatgtggatcaccaaatgatgtcacccacaccatgagatgtaaaaaaggaggcttcgtctgtattcgacacgatgaagtgagggatctgacagccagcatgctcggggaggtatgccaagacgtcactaccgagccggcactgcttcccctggacggcgaacaccttcggtacaggacggccaatacctcacaggaggcacgggttgatgtaagtgcccgcggattctgggtgcgcggacagcgggcgttcatggacatccgcatattcgacccgatggctgcctgtcaccgtgagctgcccctgcaagccgcccaccacaggaacgagcaggagaagacaagggcatacggtgaaagaatccaacatgtggatcagggcagcttcaccccccttgtcttcaccacatccggcgggatgggtcccagggcccaatgcttctacgcacgcctcgcggagctaatctcagaaaagaagcatcagccaaggagccacgttgtcgcctggatgaggtgtcgcctctcgttctccctgctcaggtcggccatcctatgtctcaggggcaccagacactctggcccaaaagccaccaacatctccaatatggactatgaagccacagtggtggagagtgacattagggtgggtcgggagtgacttgagtagggaaggaaagggggatctagacgtaatagacgataggtgatttagtgtcaggtagtattagcgatatggttggatgccacagtcattagcgaacagagttggggctaatgacctccaaactatggagccctccatgattatgtgtcgggaaaataaacatgggtggaggtatcatttatgtagtagtagtagtagtagtagtagtagtagtagtagtagtagtagtagtggttgttgttgttgttgttgttgttgttgttgttgttgtagcacgaagaaaaagaaaaaatagaaaaagaaaagaagaaaaagaaaggaaaaaaacaaaaaaaacaaaaaaacaaaaaagaaaaacaaaacaagaaaagaaagaaaggaaaaagaagaacaaatgcaaaaacaaaacaaaacaacaaaaacaaaaacaaaacatcaaaacaaaaagaataaaaaaggagagcAAAACAGAGCACCCACACAAAACGTTGGTTACTCAGGAGAAAGCCGCCAGAAACGTTCCTCACagccccaccaacacacacacgcggcaCTGGAGAAAGCGTCGCTGATTTCACGTTGGGCGACACGCTGGCGGCTGGTTCATATAATTATCCATTTTATAAGTTTCTCTCTTAGCTTCCAGGACTTTTTTATAACTTAATTCCATAtcatatttttctatctcttaacACAACTCCCAGACCTTGTAAGCATAACTGAATTTGGCatcatattgtatttattttatttatttacaagcttctctctcacacacggtttcttttttttttcataactgaATTTCGCatcatatattcatttatctctACCGCAATTCCGAGgtattttctatgtatctttCACTTTAAcctcatattgtatttattttatttatttacaatcttctctctcacacaaggcttccatatattttttttttttataactgaatTTCACATGATATATTAATTTATCTCTGATACAATTCCAAGGTGCCGTCTATGTCTCTTTCAGTTGAACctcattgtatttattttatttatttacaagcttCCTTCTCTCACACAGTTTCCAGATTTTTTTATAACAGGATTtcacatcatttatttatttctgacaTAGTTCCAAGATGCTTTCTATGTATCTCTGAGTTTACCATCGTtgtttcgtgtatttaatttcttTCACACGGCTTTCATAGTTTCCAAGCATCATTAAACTTAAAACaatattattctgtttattttctctctctcatggtttTTATAGCCTCTAAGTATCAATATGATTGattaatagtttattgttgcaagtaaacaacaaaggagaagggaggaactacTTTAACTCACCTGCATCGAGTATATATTAAGTATTGGCTTCGTATACCGTCTAACTTGGTATGTCCCTCTAATTATACGCATTATTTATCACTCTTTAGCATAACAACATCTAATTAACTACATGCATTCTTAATCATATCTAGCGTAACAACATCATTATTAGACAAATCGCTAAGATAACACAAACTACCTTTCTACtgggtggctgaagtggtagcgtgctgggcccacattcaccacgtgatggacgacacgagttcgaatccccacgctaccacctcggatttttcagttaccgccgagtggcttaaaactacccatgcacatgctgtcctgaagaacacccatcaacccggactctagaggaaaccgtccaagaatcaagaacaagttccggggggcagcatgagcccagaaaagatggcgccactataaacacttgcctgcgccatgacgggctggggccgaataccatccaggctcctcaagcaagcctaccggcgcaataggcggagacgtaaaaaaaaaaaaaaaaaacagcccatGCAATAAGTATCAAGCATTAAATTTATCGGTTCCGTCTGTCCTTCAAATTCTAGTACTCATTCCTTATCATTCATAGCATAACATCATTAGTAGAGATATAGCTAAAATAACCCAGTCCGTTCTTTCTGTTTAAGCCCATTCATTAAGTTTGTGTTGGCTCCGAATCGTCACACCTGGTCTGTCCCTCTAAATATGCGCAGTTCACTTTAAATCATAATAACATCAATAGTATAGAGAAATCGCTAAAATAACACTAATTCCCTTCCTACTTAGGTTCATTCATTAGTAGAGTGCATTAATTATTACTTCCGAACACTCCAAACTAGGTTGTCCCTCTAATTATACGTATGCCTAAT of the Eriocheir sinensis breed Jianghai 21 unplaced genomic scaffold, ASM2467909v1 Scaffold15, whole genome shotgun sequence genome contains:
- the LOC126990217 gene encoding ADP-ribosylation factor-like protein 4C, with amino-acid sequence MAEEKEEEGEEEEEGGQDECESGGTRVTCGGRPGQCGCVLVGRWTRAVRTPPRRASPHMQLLGQELRGLVGGVLGVGRVVAAGLAGLAGLVVGPPTLLLVGLDSSGKTTALLWLNYGHYVNAVPAVGFNCECLRRGSCSWVAWDVGGAERVRPLWCAYTRGAEAVLFVVDASSGEERLEEARHELHVLVRRQAAQSAALRRSRPPLLVLASKQDLPGARIPAAMADALGLHDLPPAQPWGLAPACAVTGEGLPEAMDLLRRLLLKARRASLSRG